One genomic region from Streptomyces venezuelae encodes:
- a CDS encoding serine/threonine-protein kinase → MEPLNAEDPVSIGPFRLIGRLGVGGMGRVFLARSAGGRTVAVKVVHAELAAQEEFRRRFAREVEALERVGGTGTAPVLGSDTSAEAPWVAIGYVPGPSLRTVVGDEYGPLPPATVRALASGLARALVHIHDAGLVHRDLKPSNVLLTVDGPRLIDFGIARAVDTVADGGGLTSTGAVVGSPGFMSPEQVRGDRVTPASDVFCLGSVLAYAATGRSPFGTADSGVHATMFRIAHDEPDLTDLAPELSGLIRACLAKEPEARPSATEIVETLPVADPWLPADVLARLGRHAARLLEAEAGPESGGARMVASDGDPTPATPLPPTARTTPRPRRRTALAAAVAALAVAAAATVTYTFWPDPDTGGDEQKNRGKGQTDGVSARPAGIVPGSFLGAWEGVIQGSADHPRETARIEITQGAAGAKSAVYVQVSESRLCMGRSRLVSADEDKVVFGESDVTTSVPAQRCTPAAHQTLALRSPDVLEWTSGAAKATFRKAPTGTAVVPDRYLGRWRSKPMREVYGDNDDRYRTEVTVTQGPIGTPVVRITDVFPRTNDAGEVTTDVVSCASTSVLAGVGDLLVIGPQVKDPDNTDSECPENGSSYVAVDTWEGKDRLLVYPMVDAEPGEFLRL, encoded by the coding sequence GTGGAGCCATTGAACGCGGAAGACCCGGTCAGCATCGGTCCGTTCCGTCTGATCGGCCGTCTCGGGGTCGGTGGGATGGGCCGGGTGTTCCTCGCGCGCTCGGCCGGCGGCCGGACGGTCGCGGTGAAGGTGGTGCACGCCGAGCTGGCCGCCCAGGAGGAGTTCCGGCGGCGGTTCGCCCGCGAGGTCGAGGCCCTGGAGCGGGTCGGCGGGACGGGCACGGCGCCCGTGCTCGGCTCGGACACCTCCGCCGAGGCCCCGTGGGTGGCCATCGGGTACGTCCCCGGGCCGTCGCTGCGGACCGTCGTCGGCGACGAGTACGGGCCGCTGCCGCCCGCGACCGTACGGGCCCTGGCCTCCGGGCTGGCCCGCGCCCTCGTCCACATCCACGACGCCGGGCTCGTCCACCGCGACCTCAAGCCGTCCAACGTGCTGCTGACCGTCGACGGGCCCCGGCTCATCGACTTCGGCATCGCCCGCGCCGTCGACACCGTCGCCGACGGCGGCGGACTGACCTCCACCGGCGCGGTCGTCGGCTCCCCCGGCTTCATGTCGCCCGAGCAGGTCCGCGGCGACCGGGTCACCCCCGCGTCGGACGTCTTCTGCCTCGGCTCCGTCCTCGCGTACGCGGCGACCGGCCGCTCGCCCTTCGGGACGGCCGACAGCGGCGTCCACGCCACGATGTTCCGCATCGCCCACGACGAGCCCGACCTGACGGACCTCGCGCCCGAACTCTCCGGCCTCATCCGGGCCTGCCTCGCCAAGGAGCCGGAGGCGCGCCCCTCGGCGACCGAGATCGTCGAGACGCTGCCGGTCGCCGACCCGTGGCTCCCGGCGGACGTCCTGGCCCGGCTGGGCCGCCACGCGGCCCGGCTCCTGGAGGCCGAGGCGGGGCCGGAGTCAGGGGGAGCAAGGATGGTCGCCTCCGACGGTGACCCGACGCCCGCCACCCCGCTGCCGCCCACCGCCCGCACCACACCCCGCCCCCGGCGCCGTACGGCCCTGGCCGCCGCCGTCGCGGCCCTGGCGGTGGCCGCCGCGGCCACCGTCACGTACACCTTCTGGCCCGACCCGGACACCGGCGGCGACGAGCAGAAGAACCGCGGCAAGGGCCAGACCGACGGCGTCTCCGCCCGGCCCGCCGGAATCGTCCCGGGCAGCTTCCTCGGCGCCTGGGAGGGCGTCATCCAGGGCTCGGCCGACCATCCCCGGGAGACCGCCCGGATCGAGATCACCCAGGGCGCGGCGGGCGCCAAGAGCGCGGTCTACGTCCAGGTCTCCGAGAGCCGGCTCTGCATGGGCCGCTCCCGGCTCGTATCGGCCGACGAGGACAAGGTCGTGTTCGGCGAGTCCGACGTCACGACGAGTGTGCCCGCCCAGCGCTGCACCCCCGCCGCGCACCAGACCCTCGCCCTGCGCTCCCCCGACGTCCTGGAGTGGACCTCGGGCGCCGCGAAGGCCACCTTCCGCAAGGCGCCCACCGGGACCGCCGTCGTCCCCGACCGCTACCTCGGCCGCTGGCGCAGCAAGCCCATGCGGGAGGTCTACGGCGACAACGACGACCGCTACCGCACGGAGGTGACGGTCACCCAGGGCCCGATCGGCACGCCGGTCGTCCGCATCACCGACGTCTTCCCGCGCACGAACGACGCCGGCGAGGTCACCACCGACGTCGTCAGCTGCGCCTCCACGTCCGTCCTCGCGGGCGTCGGCGACCTCCTCGTCATCGGCCCGCAGGTCAAGGATCCGGACAACACGGACTCCGAGTGCCCGGAGAACGGCTCCAGTTACGTGGCCGTGGACACGTGGGAGGGCAAGGACCGGCTCCTCGTCTACCCGATGGTGGACGCGGAGCCGGGGGAGTTCCTGCGGTTGTAG
- a CDS encoding alpha/beta hydrolase yields the protein MPDPAARDAAEEASAFSHPAVPPDASAAYGDHPDQVVDFYVPRDGRTRAPLVVALHGGAWRAPYDRQHLTPFVDFLARRGFAVASVEYRRGSDIPRQGGTAPVAGRWPETFDDVAAALDAVPGLAAAHLPQADTNRIVLTGHSAGGHLALWAAARHVLPADAPWRLPAPPALRGVVALAPIAHFERSVELGVCGGAVTELLGGEAEYERRAPFTDPAVLLPTGIATTIVQGREDTDVPHTVAEAYAEAAAKAGEEVGLTLLEGVGHFPLIDPAADACAVVSEEIAQLAW from the coding sequence ATGCCGGACCCCGCCGCGCGCGATGCCGCCGAAGAAGCGTCGGCCTTCTCGCACCCGGCCGTCCCCCCGGACGCCTCCGCAGCGTACGGCGACCACCCGGACCAGGTTGTCGACTTCTACGTCCCGCGCGACGGCCGCACCCGGGCCCCGCTCGTCGTCGCCCTGCACGGCGGCGCGTGGCGGGCGCCGTACGACCGGCAGCACCTGACTCCGTTCGTGGACTTCCTGGCCCGCCGCGGCTTCGCCGTGGCCAGCGTCGAGTACCGGCGCGGCAGCGACATCCCCCGGCAGGGCGGTACGGCCCCGGTCGCCGGGCGCTGGCCCGAGACCTTCGACGACGTGGCGGCCGCACTCGACGCCGTACCCGGCCTGGCCGCCGCACACCTGCCGCAGGCGGACACGAACCGGATCGTCCTCACCGGCCACTCGGCAGGCGGGCACCTCGCCCTCTGGGCCGCCGCCCGGCACGTCCTGCCCGCGGACGCCCCCTGGCGGCTGCCCGCCCCGCCCGCACTGCGCGGGGTCGTCGCCCTCGCCCCGATCGCCCACTTCGAGCGGTCGGTGGAGCTCGGCGTCTGCGGCGGCGCGGTCACCGAACTCCTCGGCGGCGAGGCGGAGTACGAGCGCCGGGCGCCCTTCACGGACCCGGCCGTCCTCCTCCCGACGGGCATCGCGACCACGATCGTCCAGGGCCGTGAGGACACCGACGTCCCGCACACGGTCGCCGAGGCATACGCGGAGGCGGCGGCGAAGGCCGGCGAGGAGGTCGGCCTCACCCTCCTCGAAGGCGTCGGCCACTTCCCCCTGATCGACCCGGCGGCAGACGCCTGCGCGGTGGTCTCGGAGGAGATCGCCCAGCTCGCCTGGTGA
- a CDS encoding DUF6232 family protein: MGHLPLVISKRLLWVGRAAYPLENIVRVYTFVLRPRRAEAVRTFLKRAGLLLLATLGVLFFAFLAEFFSRGEDPGAFLGFLLQLAFLSVVGGLIWAVVDMLIVVTASSHYVLAIETNGQSTAMVSGDPRHLDDLVAQIAAAIDEPDAHLNVVVGALSISNPSNYYFGDAVNIYGGTGNTGKVVS, encoded by the coding sequence ATGGGGCACCTGCCGCTGGTCATCAGCAAGAGACTGCTCTGGGTGGGCCGAGCCGCCTACCCGCTGGAGAACATCGTCCGTGTCTACACCTTCGTCCTCCGGCCGCGCCGGGCAGAGGCCGTCCGCACGTTCCTGAAGCGGGCCGGACTCCTGCTGCTCGCCACGCTCGGAGTCCTGTTCTTCGCGTTTCTCGCCGAGTTCTTCAGCCGGGGTGAGGATCCGGGTGCCTTCCTCGGATTCCTGCTCCAGCTCGCCTTCCTCTCCGTCGTGGGCGGACTGATCTGGGCCGTGGTCGACATGCTCATCGTGGTGACCGCCTCCAGCCACTACGTCCTGGCCATCGAGACGAACGGCCAGTCGACCGCGATGGTCTCCGGCGACCCCCGCCACCTGGACGATCTCGTGGCGCAGATCGCGGCCGCGATCGACGAGCCGGACGCGCACCTCAACGTCGTCGTCGGAGCGCTCTCGATCAGCAACCCCAGCAACTACTACTTCGGCGACGCCGTGAACATCTACGGCGGCACCGGCAACACGGGCAAGGTGGTCTCATGA
- a CDS encoding diacylglycerol kinase, translated as MSDHDQLLVIVDPVARRSDGESVRIAKDVLSARAEAKICLPDSPEEFTRALARRGSRHPVVLGDDRALLRTVTLLHRERDLAEGSLSLVPIGPPDALEIAHALGVPHSTPAAARAVLDGVVRRLDLLVDDSDGVVLGDLCIPGVSAVRALGPTSSVWGTCRSLVRTLVRPAPTALAVRTHRLRVEADGVLLADVDTPVEGVSVRSVAGTAEVTVHPSAAPARHGTARTLTVSGPDFRYRADGRVTGPVRRRTWTARAGAWGLMLPREAAQELRTAT; from the coding sequence GTGTCGGATCACGACCAGCTGCTGGTCATCGTCGACCCGGTCGCCCGCCGAAGTGACGGCGAGTCCGTACGGATCGCGAAGGATGTCCTGTCCGCGCGCGCGGAAGCGAAGATCTGCCTGCCGGACAGTCCGGAAGAATTCACCCGGGCCCTGGCCCGGCGCGGCTCCCGGCACCCCGTGGTGCTCGGCGACGACCGCGCGCTGCTCCGCACGGTGACGCTGCTGCACCGGGAGCGGGACCTCGCCGAGGGGTCGCTCTCCCTCGTCCCGATCGGCCCGCCGGACGCCCTGGAAATCGCCCATGCGCTCGGCGTGCCGCACTCCACCCCGGCGGCGGCCCGGGCGGTCCTCGACGGGGTCGTACGCCGCCTGGACCTGCTGGTCGACGACAGCGACGGGGTCGTCCTCGGCGACCTCTGCATCCCCGGCGTGTCGGCCGTCCGCGCCCTGGGCCCGACCTCGTCCGTCTGGGGCACCTGCCGCTCCCTGGTCCGCACGCTGGTCCGCCCGGCCCCCACGGCCCTCGCGGTCCGCACCCACCGGCTGCGGGTCGAGGCGGACGGGGTGCTCCTCGCGGACGTGGACACACCGGTGGAGGGCGTCTCGGTCCGCTCGGTCGCCGGGACGGCGGAGGTGACCGTCCACCCGTCGGCCGCCCCGGCCCGTCACGGGACCGCCCGCACCCTCACGGTCTCGGGCCCGGACTTCCGCTACCGCGCGGACGGCCGCGTCACGGGCCCGGTCCGGCGGCGGACGTGGACGGCCCGGGCGGGCGCGTGGGGACTGATGCTGCCCCGGGAGGCGGCCCAGGAGCTCCGTACCGCGACCTGA
- a CDS encoding sensor histidine kinase, with the protein MVCVTQTQTSETSRSPELHLVQEALGGLRQELFHDAFAYRPLPRMDVDGGPTRFLPRRIRVYTGFLPHAFVAFWAVIVFALGYDRIYYGFGAAALVATCVPAAIVMLTLVRPVLAFWASLGAAPFIGYMVGFGGGWPWSAACLVAHLVVLAVVAARTRPRTAVWMWLVTAGYCLLTEMFLGRGRSSDSVPLLFVAALALLTVSMVQVRRQATREVTAQQTVTAQEISKRTVLEERTTIARELHDVVAHHMSVVAIQAEAAPYRVENPPPELEQAFLTIRENAVAALTELRRILGVVRAEDYEAPDAPQPTLGDLDSLVRNVAEAGLVVEKTVTGSVRELPQGVELSAYRIVQEALSNVLRHAPGAAAKVEVSYVLGGLGLRVANGPARGLVKPSPGAGHGITGMRERVTMLGGEMTAEVTADGGYEVAAFIPVSREEVREEAGE; encoded by the coding sequence GTGGTTTGCGTGACCCAGACACAGACCTCCGAGACGAGCCGCAGTCCTGAGCTCCACCTGGTGCAGGAAGCCCTCGGCGGGCTGCGCCAGGAACTCTTCCACGACGCCTTCGCCTACCGCCCGCTGCCGCGCATGGACGTGGACGGCGGGCCGACCCGCTTCCTGCCGAGGCGGATACGGGTCTACACCGGGTTTCTCCCGCACGCCTTCGTCGCGTTCTGGGCCGTGATCGTCTTCGCCCTGGGGTACGACCGGATCTACTACGGCTTCGGCGCGGCGGCGCTCGTGGCCACCTGCGTGCCGGCCGCGATCGTGATGCTCACCCTGGTCCGGCCGGTCCTCGCCTTCTGGGCCTCGCTCGGCGCGGCCCCCTTCATCGGGTACATGGTCGGATTCGGCGGCGGCTGGCCCTGGTCGGCGGCCTGCCTCGTCGCCCATCTGGTGGTCCTCGCCGTGGTCGCCGCGCGCACCCGGCCCCGTACCGCCGTGTGGATGTGGCTGGTGACGGCCGGCTACTGCCTCCTCACCGAGATGTTCCTCGGCAGGGGGCGCAGCTCCGACTCGGTCCCGCTGCTGTTCGTCGCGGCTCTCGCGCTGCTCACCGTCTCCATGGTGCAGGTCCGCCGCCAGGCCACCCGCGAGGTCACCGCCCAGCAGACCGTGACCGCCCAGGAGATCTCCAAGCGGACCGTCCTGGAGGAGCGCACCACCATCGCCCGTGAGCTCCACGACGTCGTCGCCCACCACATGTCGGTGGTCGCCATCCAGGCCGAGGCCGCGCCCTACCGGGTCGAGAACCCGCCGCCGGAGCTGGAGCAGGCCTTCCTCACCATCCGCGAGAACGCGGTCGCCGCGCTGACCGAGCTGCGCCGCATCCTCGGGGTCGTCCGCGCCGAGGACTACGAGGCCCCCGACGCCCCGCAGCCGACCCTCGGCGACCTCGACTCGCTCGTCCGCAACGTCGCGGAGGCCGGGCTCGTCGTCGAGAAGACGGTGACCGGCTCGGTGCGGGAGCTGCCGCAGGGCGTGGAGCTCTCCGCGTACCGGATCGTTCAGGAGGCCCTGTCGAACGTGCTGCGGCACGCGCCGGGCGCGGCGGCCAAGGTCGAGGTGTCGTACGTCCTCGGGGGCCTCGGGCTGCGCGTCGCCAACGGGCCCGCACGGGGCCTCGTGAAGCCCTCGCCGGGCGCCGGGCACGGCATCACCGGCATGCGGGAGCGTGTGACGATGCTCGGCGGGGAGATGACCGCCGAGGTGACGGCGGACGGCGGCTACGAGGTGGCGGCCTTCATCCCCGTCAGCCGTGAAGAGGTCCGCGAGGAGGCCGGGGAATGA
- a CDS encoding substrate-binding domain-containing protein, with protein sequence MDWLTAENLIALVTALLGVLVSTGAVWYERRVPHQRRIGYRVQLDTAIGNAAADGAVTGPGAAVRRGFFNASPELRDATLVLLRIENDGALSIGADHYTDGDDHGLTVEFRNRRVKAVVVTAPDHPRLLSHFPDSWQGPAEGAATILLPKVPLNRGAHYKLLVLLTGGPIGDPVSVDGNIAEGHVHLNHSTTPDDKPPVFSRVARTVTIALTVCVVALAAIIVRERTPPPIGCATGTLTVTGSTAFAPVVRELAKKYEKDCAGATVNVTAHGSTAGIRELEASGAKAGKGSPAVVALSDGRKPGGYPQLRESMVAVSLFTLVVNDGIPLENLTLDQIRRLYRGEITDWNELVPGMHQPVRLISRDASSGTREVFQRRVLGRNELANSSLNCESLDDPASKVVRCELDSTEQVLSTVARLPGAIGYTELRSGSGLKGLHRVAIDGRRPVVEEIGASSYPYREIEYAYTWGRPPADSLTSSFLDYLIRGSGQDVVLTHGHLPCSTPKGLRVCGDG encoded by the coding sequence GTGGACTGGCTCACCGCTGAGAACCTCATCGCCCTGGTCACCGCCCTCCTCGGCGTCCTCGTCTCCACCGGAGCCGTCTGGTACGAGCGGCGGGTGCCGCACCAACGGCGGATCGGCTACCGCGTGCAGCTCGACACGGCCATCGGGAACGCCGCCGCGGACGGGGCGGTGACCGGCCCCGGCGCGGCCGTGCGGCGCGGCTTCTTCAACGCGAGCCCGGAACTGCGCGACGCCACCCTCGTCCTCCTCCGGATCGAGAACGACGGGGCCCTGTCGATCGGCGCCGACCACTACACGGACGGTGACGACCACGGACTCACCGTCGAGTTCCGGAACCGGCGGGTGAAGGCGGTCGTCGTCACCGCGCCCGACCACCCCCGGCTCCTCAGCCACTTCCCCGACAGCTGGCAGGGCCCGGCGGAGGGCGCCGCCACGATCCTGCTGCCCAAGGTCCCGCTCAACCGCGGCGCCCACTACAAGCTGCTCGTCCTGCTGACCGGCGGCCCCATCGGCGACCCGGTCTCGGTCGACGGCAACATCGCGGAAGGCCACGTCCACCTCAACCACAGCACGACCCCCGACGACAAGCCGCCCGTCTTCAGCCGGGTCGCGCGGACGGTCACGATCGCCCTCACCGTCTGTGTCGTCGCGCTCGCCGCGATCATCGTCCGCGAGCGGACCCCACCGCCGATCGGCTGCGCCACGGGCACCCTCACCGTCACCGGCTCGACGGCCTTCGCGCCGGTCGTGCGGGAGCTGGCGAAGAAGTACGAGAAGGACTGCGCGGGCGCGACCGTGAACGTGACCGCGCACGGCTCGACCGCCGGGATACGGGAGCTGGAGGCGTCCGGGGCGAAGGCCGGCAAGGGCTCGCCCGCCGTCGTCGCCCTCTCCGACGGGCGCAAGCCGGGCGGCTATCCGCAGCTGCGGGAGAGCATGGTCGCGGTCTCCCTCTTCACGCTCGTCGTCAACGACGGGATACCCCTGGAGAACCTCACCCTGGACCAGATCCGCCGCCTCTACCGGGGCGAGATCACCGACTGGAACGAGCTGGTCCCCGGCATGCACCAGCCGGTCCGGCTCATCAGCAGGGATGCCAGCTCCGGTACGCGGGAGGTGTTCCAGCGACGGGTACTCGGCCGCAACGAGCTGGCCAACTCCTCCCTGAACTGCGAGAGCCTCGACGACCCCGCCTCGAAGGTCGTCCGCTGCGAACTCGACTCGACCGAGCAGGTCCTGTCGACCGTCGCCCGGCTCCCCGGCGCCATCGGCTACACCGAACTCCGCAGCGGCAGCGGTCTGAAGGGCCTGCACCGGGTGGCAATCGACGGGCGCAGGCCGGTCGTCGAGGAGATCGGCGCGTCCAGCTACCCGTACCGGGAGATCGAGTACGCCTACACCTGGGGCCGGCCACCGGCGGACTCCCTGACCTCCAGCTTCCTCGACTACCTGATCCGGGGAAGCGGCCAGGACGTCGTCCTCACCCACGGCCACCTGCCCTGCTCCACCCCGAAGGGTCTGCGGGTCTGCGGGGACGGATGA
- a CDS encoding cytochrome P450 has translation MEAVDVDALYDPWSPEFVADPYPAYARLRAAGRAHWHGPTRQWLIPHYEDVSALLRDRRLGRTYTHRFTHEEFGREAPDAAHEPFHTLNDHGLLDLEAADHTRIRRLVSKAFTPRTVENLAPTVRRLATGLVGDLVAAGGGDLLASVAEPLPVAVIAEMLGVPEDDEERGRLRPWSAAICGMFELNPSEETARRAVAAAIEFSDYLRELIARRRKSPGGDLISGLVGVEGLTEQEMISTCVLLLNAGHEATVNTTVNGWWTLLKHGVRPDPEKLSTAVEELLRYDTPLQMFERWVLDDIEVGGQVIPRGSEVALLFGSANRDPARFGPTADELDLTRADNPHITFGAGIHYCLGAPLARLELEAVFGELLRQAPNLRLAAEPVWKPGYVIRGFDELLVEV, from the coding sequence ATGGAAGCTGTTGACGTCGATGCCCTGTACGACCCCTGGTCCCCCGAGTTCGTCGCCGATCCGTACCCCGCCTACGCCCGGCTGCGCGCCGCCGGCCGCGCGCACTGGCACGGCCCCACCCGGCAGTGGCTGATCCCGCACTACGAGGACGTGTCGGCGCTCCTCCGGGACCGGCGGCTCGGCCGGACGTACACGCACCGCTTCACCCACGAGGAGTTCGGGCGGGAGGCACCGGACGCCGCGCACGAGCCCTTCCACACGCTCAACGACCACGGGCTGCTCGACCTGGAGGCCGCCGACCACACCCGGATCCGGCGGCTCGTGTCGAAGGCGTTCACGCCGAGGACGGTGGAGAACCTGGCGCCGACGGTACGGCGGCTGGCCACCGGGCTCGTCGGGGATCTGGTGGCGGCGGGCGGCGGCGATCTGCTCGCCTCGGTCGCCGAACCCCTCCCCGTCGCGGTGATCGCCGAGATGCTGGGCGTCCCGGAGGACGACGAGGAGCGGGGGCGGCTGCGGCCCTGGTCGGCGGCGATCTGCGGGATGTTCGAGCTGAACCCCTCGGAGGAGACGGCCCGGCGGGCGGTCGCGGCCGCGATCGAGTTCTCGGACTACCTGCGGGAGCTGATCGCGCGGCGCCGGAAGAGCCCGGGGGGCGACCTGATCTCGGGTCTCGTCGGGGTGGAGGGGCTGACGGAGCAGGAGATGATCTCCACCTGCGTCCTGCTCCTGAACGCGGGCCACGAGGCCACCGTGAACACCACGGTCAACGGCTGGTGGACGCTGCTCAAGCACGGCGTCCGGCCGGATCCCGAAAAGTTGTCCACAGCTGTGGAAGAACTTCTGCGGTACGACACCCCGCTCCAGATGTTCGAGCGCTGGGTCCTCGACGACATCGAGGTCGGCGGCCAGGTCATCCCGCGCGGCTCCGAGGTCGCCCTCCTCTTCGGCTCCGCCAACCGCGACCCGGCCCGCTTCGGCCCGACGGCCGACGAGCTCGACCTCACCCGCGCCGACAACCCGCACATCACCTTCGGCGCGGGCATCCACTACTGCCTGGGCGCCCCGCTCGCCCGCCTCGAACTGGAGGCGGTCTTCGGTGAGTTGCTGCGCCAGGCGCCGAACCTGCGGCTCGCGGCGGAGCCGGTGTGGAAGCCGGGCTACGTGATCCGGGGCTTCGACGAGCTGCTCGTCGAGGTGTGA
- a CDS encoding response regulator, whose amino-acid sequence MSIKVLIVDDQMMVREGFSVLLGAMPDIEVVGEAVNGREAISQVAALRPDVVLMDIRMPELNGIDATREIVAADADAKVLVLTTFDLDEYVYQALRAGASGFLLKDASARQLAEGVRVVASGEALLAPTVTKRLITEFAKAPGSSPKPPAMAQIGELTERETEVLVLIAQGLSNVEIAEHLVVAESTIKTHVSRILVKLGLRDRTQAAVFAYEAGLVRVGG is encoded by the coding sequence ATGAGCATCAAGGTGCTGATCGTCGACGACCAGATGATGGTCCGGGAGGGCTTCTCGGTGCTGCTCGGAGCGATGCCCGACATCGAGGTCGTCGGCGAGGCCGTCAACGGCCGGGAGGCGATCTCCCAGGTCGCCGCCCTCCGCCCCGACGTCGTCCTCATGGACATCCGCATGCCCGAGCTGAACGGCATCGACGCCACGCGGGAGATCGTCGCCGCCGACGCGGACGCGAAGGTCCTCGTCCTGACCACTTTCGACCTGGACGAGTACGTGTACCAGGCGCTGCGCGCCGGAGCCTCCGGCTTCCTCCTCAAGGACGCCTCGGCCCGGCAGCTCGCGGAGGGCGTGCGGGTCGTCGCGTCCGGCGAGGCGCTGCTCGCGCCGACCGTCACCAAGCGGCTGATCACCGAGTTCGCGAAGGCGCCGGGCAGCTCCCCGAAGCCGCCGGCGATGGCGCAGATCGGGGAGCTCACGGAGCGGGAGACGGAGGTGCTCGTGCTCATCGCGCAGGGCCTGTCGAACGTGGAGATCGCCGAGCACCTCGTCGTCGCCGAGTCGACCATCAAGACGCATGTGAGCCGCATCCTGGTGAAGCTGGGCCTGCGCGACCGGACGCAGGCGGCGGTCTTCGCGTACGAGGCGGGTCTGGTGCGCGTCGGCGGCTAG
- a CDS encoding adenylosuccinate synthase, translating to MPALVLLGAQWGDEGKGKATDLLGGSVDYVVRYQGGNNAGHTVVVGDQKYALHLLPSGILSPGCTPVIGNGVVVDPAVLLSELSGLNERGVDTSKLLISGNAHLITPYNVTLDKVTERFLGKRKIGTTGRGIGPTYADKINRVGIRVQDLYDESILTQKVEAALEGKNQLLAKLYNRRAIDAAQIVEEMLQYAEQIKPFVADTTLILNNALDEDKVVLFEGGQGTLLDVDHGTYPFVTSSNPTAGGACTGAGVGPTKISRVIGILKAYTTRVGAGPFPTELFDADGEALRRIGGERGVTTGRDRRCGWFDAVIARYATRVNGLTDFFLTKLDVLTGWEQIPVCVAYEIDGKRVEELPYSQTDFHHAKPIYEMLPGWSEDITKAKTFADLPKNAQAYVKALEEMSGAPISAIGVGPGRTETIEINSFL from the coding sequence GTGCCCGCACTTGTGCTGCTCGGTGCTCAGTGGGGTGACGAGGGCAAGGGAAAGGCCACCGACCTCCTCGGTGGATCCGTTGACTATGTAGTGCGTTACCAGGGCGGCAACAACGCCGGCCACACCGTCGTCGTAGGCGACCAGAAGTACGCGCTGCATCTTCTCCCTTCCGGAATCCTCTCGCCGGGGTGCACCCCGGTGATCGGAAACGGTGTCGTCGTCGACCCGGCGGTCCTGCTCTCCGAGCTGAGCGGACTGAACGAGCGTGGCGTGGACACGTCGAAGCTCTTGATCAGCGGTAACGCTCACCTGATCACCCCGTACAACGTCACCCTCGACAAGGTGACGGAACGGTTCCTCGGCAAGCGCAAGATCGGTACCACCGGTCGCGGCATCGGGCCGACCTACGCCGACAAGATCAACCGCGTCGGCATCCGGGTCCAGGACCTGTACGACGAGTCGATCCTCACGCAGAAGGTCGAGGCGGCGCTGGAGGGCAAGAACCAGCTCCTCGCCAAGCTGTACAACCGCCGCGCGATCGACGCCGCCCAGATCGTCGAGGAGATGCTCCAGTACGCGGAGCAGATCAAGCCGTTCGTCGCGGACACCACGCTGATCCTCAACAACGCGCTCGACGAGGACAAGGTCGTCCTCTTCGAGGGCGGCCAGGGCACCCTCCTGGACGTGGACCACGGCACGTACCCCTTCGTCACCTCCTCGAACCCGACCGCGGGCGGCGCCTGCACCGGCGCCGGCGTGGGCCCGACGAAGATCAGCCGGGTCATCGGCATCCTCAAGGCGTACACGACCCGTGTCGGCGCCGGCCCGTTCCCGACGGAGCTCTTCGACGCGGACGGCGAGGCGCTGCGCCGCATCGGTGGCGAGCGCGGTGTCACCACCGGCCGTGACCGTCGCTGCGGCTGGTTCGACGCGGTCATCGCCCGCTACGCGACCCGCGTCAACGGCCTGACGGACTTCTTCCTCACCAAGCTCGACGTGCTGACGGGCTGGGAGCAGATCCCGGTCTGTGTCGCGTACGAGATCGACGGCAAGCGCGTCGAGGAGCTGCCGTACTCGCAGACCGACTTCCACCACGCGAAGCCGATCTACGAAATGCTGCCGGGCTGGTCCGAGGACATCACCAAGGCCAAGACCTTCGCGGACCTGCCGAAGAACGCGCAGGCGTACGTGAAGGCCCTGGAGGAGATGTCGGGCGCCCCGATCTCCGCGATCGGCGTCGGCCCCGGCCGGACCGAGACGATCGAGATCAACTCGTTCCTGTAA